From one Methylomonas paludis genomic stretch:
- a CDS encoding ArsR/SmtB family transcription factor, whose product MNSTDSHILYEDSDINRAAWCLKAMSHPLRLKILCVLGSNSISVQDIVEKVGTSQSNISQHLAIMRDKGILDFKKEANRVYYYIDDERVIHLIQMMRGVFCTSLPL is encoded by the coding sequence ATGAATTCAACCGACAGTCACATCCTATACGAAGATTCCGATATCAATCGTGCCGCTTGGTGCTTAAAAGCCATGTCTCACCCGTTGCGCTTAAAGATACTATGCGTACTTGGCAGTAACTCTATCAGTGTGCAGGATATCGTTGAAAAAGTCGGTACCAGTCAAAGCAATATTTCTCAACATCTGGCAATTATGCGTGACAAAGGTATTCTCGACTTCAAGAAAGAAGCCAATCGCGTTTACTATTACATTGACGATGAACGAGTGATTCATCTTATCCAAATGATGCGCGGCGTGTTTTGCACCAGTTTGCCCCTTTAA
- a CDS encoding rhodanese-like domain-containing protein, with product MLLQEFLGNAFNKYESISPLIAVTKMNDENSLIVDVRDPQEFIKSHIEDAQNIPLAKLEEQLPKLGKHKSHPLIVVCQTGARSATASKTLSKAGFEQVFNMAGGMQSWEDNKLPIKNSSKNKE from the coding sequence TTGCTGCTGCAAGAGTTTTTGGGCAATGCCTTCAATAAATATGAAAGCATTTCGCCATTGATCGCCGTGACCAAAATGAACGACGAAAACAGTCTGATTGTGGATGTCCGGGATCCGCAAGAGTTTATAAAAAGTCATATTGAAGATGCCCAAAATATCCCCTTAGCCAAGCTTGAAGAGCAATTGCCCAAGCTTGGTAAACATAAAAGCCATCCTCTGATTGTGGTTTGCCAAACTGGAGCTCGTTCTGCAACAGCAAGTAAAACCTTATCGAAAGCCGGTTTTGAACAGGTGTTTAACATGGCTGGTGGTATGCAGTCATGGGAAGACAATAAACTGCCCATTAAAAACAGCAGTAAAAATAAAGAATAA
- the secB gene encoding protein-export chaperone SecB, translating into MSEANGAAEKQFAIQKIYTKDLSFETPNAPKIFTQKWEPAVDFNLATQVEPLENGVFEVVLTITVTVKIEENIAYLVEVKQAGIFLVNGFNEQEIGPMLGSFCPNILFPYAREVVSDLVNKGGFPQLILAPVNFDALYVQHIQQSQSAPEAKTLN; encoded by the coding sequence ATGTCAGAAGCAAACGGAGCAGCCGAAAAGCAATTCGCTATCCAAAAGATCTATACCAAAGATCTCTCATTCGAAACACCCAATGCGCCGAAAATTTTTACCCAAAAATGGGAGCCGGCCGTCGATTTTAATTTGGCTACTCAAGTCGAACCATTGGAGAATGGCGTTTTTGAGGTGGTGTTGACCATCACCGTTACAGTAAAAATTGAGGAAAATATCGCTTATCTGGTTGAAGTAAAACAGGCGGGTATTTTCTTGGTTAATGGATTTAACGAGCAGGAAATTGGCCCGATGCTGGGAAGTTTTTGCCCTAACATTCTGTTTCCCTATGCCCGTGAAGTGGTGTCGGATTTGGTTAATAAAGGTGGTTTTCCGCAGTTGATATTGGCGCCAGTCAATTTTGATGCCTTGTATGTCCAACATATCCAACAGTCTCAGTCAGCGCCTGAAGCCAAGACATTAAATTAA
- a CDS encoding murein hydrolase activator EnvC family protein has product MKPALGLLLILGISRCAAATAISEKSRELNAVQSKVQQVDSELKNLAAEKTAQLEQLKKLEKQYGEMVNALIDIKADISRQEAHLQETRSKISSAQHNIQAQQHSLEGLIKSAYAIGNQEGLKLLFNQHDPGLSGRMLVYHDYISKARLEKLLVIEQDFSALRELESQLHSDTEQLQSSLQKKQHETDTLQLLKIQREKLLAQTNNDYRLKNQEMDRLVQNQKKLEALLASLPKTDDNASHEPPSTVEKSPQQLPAHQESTEVLQAIDKENSGDKAFSALQGKLPWPVPGVISERFGQRRFETTWDGTVISAKEGADIHTIAAGRIVFADWLRGYGLMLIVEHDKGHMSLYAYNQSLHKSIGQHVKAGEVVASVGRSGGRSDAALYFGIRINGKPVNPELWCKKSGKG; this is encoded by the coding sequence ATGAAACCCGCTCTCGGCTTGCTGCTGATTTTGGGGATTAGCCGTTGCGCTGCGGCCACGGCTATTTCCGAAAAATCCAGAGAATTAAATGCTGTGCAATCTAAGGTGCAGCAAGTCGATTCGGAGCTGAAAAATCTGGCTGCGGAAAAAACAGCCCAGCTTGAACAATTAAAAAAGCTGGAAAAACAATACGGCGAAATGGTCAATGCCTTGATAGATATTAAAGCTGATATCAGCCGACAAGAAGCCCATTTACAAGAAACCCGCAGCAAGATTTCCAGCGCCCAGCACAATATTCAAGCACAACAGCACAGCTTGGAGGGCTTGATCAAATCAGCTTATGCCATAGGTAATCAGGAGGGTTTAAAACTGCTGTTTAACCAGCATGACCCCGGACTATCTGGCCGCATGCTGGTTTACCATGACTATATCAGTAAAGCCCGCTTAGAAAAGCTGTTGGTCATAGAGCAGGACTTTAGCGCCCTGCGCGAGCTGGAGAGCCAATTACACAGCGATACGGAACAGTTGCAGAGCAGCTTGCAAAAAAAACAGCATGAAACTGATACCTTGCAATTACTGAAAATTCAACGCGAAAAACTACTGGCGCAAACCAATAATGATTATCGGTTAAAAAACCAGGAAATGGACAGACTGGTGCAGAACCAGAAAAAATTAGAGGCGCTGCTGGCGTCATTACCAAAAACTGATGATAATGCTAGCCATGAACCCCCATCTACCGTGGAAAAGAGTCCTCAACAACTCCCGGCGCATCAGGAATCAACAGAAGTTCTGCAAGCTATTGACAAAGAAAATTCTGGTGACAAGGCTTTCTCCGCTCTGCAAGGCAAGCTACCCTGGCCGGTACCAGGTGTAATTAGTGAGCGATTCGGCCAGCGCCGTTTTGAAACAACCTGGGATGGCACTGTGATTAGTGCAAAAGAGGGTGCAGATATTCATACCATTGCTGCGGGACGTATCGTATTTGCCGATTGGTTGCGCGGTTATGGTCTAATGCTGATTGTTGAACACGATAAGGGTCATATGAGCCTATACGCATACAATCAAAGTTTGCACAAAAGCATTGGACAACACGTTAAAGCCGGAGAAGTTGTGGCTTCGGTAGGCCGTAGCGGGGGACGTTCAGATGCTGCACTTTATTTTGGCATCAGGATAAACGGCAAACCGGTTAATCCAGAACTTTGGTGCAAAAAGTCCGGGAAAGGTTGA
- a CDS encoding S41 family peptidase produces the protein MQKHRNILILLIGIISGATLSLCSSVLAEKDTPPAKAEELQTLPFDELRNFTEIFGRIKQDYVEPVSDKKLLEDAIRGMLSGLDPHSAYLGSEEYKELQEGTTGQFGGLGIEVGMENGFVKVVSPIDDTPAQRAGIKAGDLIVRLDDKPVKGMSLADAVKTMRGEPGSEIVLTVVREGAEAPLKFAITRDIIKVKSVKHRLLEKNYGYLRISSFQSGTGQGLIDAVNDLKKENEGPLKGVVLDLRNNPGGVLNAAVDVSDAFLESGLIVFTEGRIKNSEMRFNASPDDVIAGAPIVVLINGGSASASEIVAGALQDHKRAIIMGEKSFGKGSVQTILPTSNGAAIKLTTARYFTPSGRSIQAEGIEPDVKLARVKLESIEKTKFESIKEADLTHHLANPEKTKAPDESKAIDKDNDDSAENDDAEKNTRDYPLNEALNLLKGIGILKH, from the coding sequence ATGCAAAAACACAGAAACATTTTAATTTTACTGATCGGGATTATTTCTGGGGCAACCCTAAGCTTATGCAGCAGCGTGCTGGCAGAAAAAGACACGCCCCCAGCAAAAGCCGAAGAACTGCAGACCTTACCGTTTGATGAATTACGCAACTTTACTGAAATTTTTGGCCGAATCAAGCAAGATTACGTAGAACCCGTTTCTGACAAAAAACTCCTGGAAGACGCTATCCGCGGCATGTTGTCCGGGCTGGATCCACACTCAGCCTATCTGGGCAGTGAAGAATACAAAGAATTACAGGAAGGTACCACCGGCCAATTTGGTGGTTTGGGTATTGAAGTCGGCATGGAAAACGGCTTTGTTAAAGTAGTTTCACCGATAGACGATACTCCAGCTCAGCGTGCCGGTATTAAAGCCGGCGATTTGATTGTCCGTTTAGATGACAAACCGGTCAAAGGCATGTCTCTGGCTGATGCCGTAAAAACCATGCGCGGCGAACCGGGTAGCGAAATTGTGTTGACAGTAGTGCGCGAGGGCGCCGAAGCACCGTTAAAATTCGCCATTACCCGCGATATTATTAAAGTTAAAAGCGTCAAACATCGTCTGCTGGAAAAAAATTATGGCTATTTGCGGATCAGCAGCTTCCAATCCGGCACCGGTCAGGGTTTGATTGATGCGGTGAATGATTTGAAAAAAGAAAATGAAGGTCCGTTAAAAGGCGTGGTACTGGATTTACGCAACAATCCGGGCGGCGTGTTAAATGCTGCTGTCGATGTCAGCGACGCATTCCTTGAATCTGGACTGATTGTGTTTACCGAGGGCCGGATTAAAAATTCGGAAATGCGTTTTAATGCCTCTCCTGATGATGTTATTGCCGGTGCACCTATTGTGGTTTTGATCAACGGCGGTTCTGCATCAGCTTCAGAAATTGTGGCCGGCGCCTTGCAAGATCATAAACGCGCAATCATCATGGGCGAAAAATCCTTTGGTAAAGGCTCGGTACAAACCATTCTGCCTACCAGTAATGGTGCCGCCATTAAACTTACCACCGCGCGCTATTTCACCCCATCCGGCCGATCAATTCAGGCTGAAGGTATAGAACCGGATGTCAAACTGGCCCGCGTCAAACTGGAATCTATCGAAAAAACCAAATTTGAGAGCATTAAAGAAGCCGACTTGACGCACCATTTGGCAAATCCGGAAAAAACCAAGGCACCTGACGAAAGCAAAGCTATCGATAAAGACAATGACGACAGTGCTGAAAATGATGATGCCGAAAAAAACACTCGTGATTATCCATTAAACGAAGCACTCAATTTATTGAAAGGTATTGGCATCCTAAAACATTAA